A single Oncorhynchus nerka isolate Pitt River linkage group LG10, Oner_Uvic_2.0, whole genome shotgun sequence DNA region contains:
- the mcfd2 gene encoding multiple coagulation factor deficiency protein 2, whose protein sequence is MVLRVSSKRSVVWGWLLLVSCFLLSVRSHEQAAHEHPPEIYRPNMHLDRNMVHDREHIMEHLEGVIDKPESDMSPQELQLHYFKMHDYDGNNLLDGLELATAITHVHKEEKGEDSQPMKEEDLTSLIDDVLRDNDKNNDGYIDYAEFARSLE, encoded by the exons ATGGTGTTAAGAGTAAGTAGCAAGAGGAGTGTGGTGTGGGGCTGGCTACTCCTGGTCTCCTGCTTTCTGCTGTCTGTTCGTTCACATGAGCAGGCAGCCCACGAACACCCACCAGAGATTTACCGTCCTAACATGCACCTGGACAGGAACATGGTCCATGACAGAGA ACACATCATGGAGCATCTGGAAGGTGTGATTGACAAGCCGGAGTCGGATATGTCGCCGCAGGAGCTGCAGTTGCACTACTTTAAGATGCACGACTATGATGGCAACAACTTACTGGATGGGCTGGAGTTGGCCACAGCCATCACCCATGTGCACAAAGAG GAAAAAGGAGAGGATAGCCAGCCTATGAAAGAGGAGGACCTCACAAGCCTTATAGATGATGTTCTGAGGGACAATGACAAAAACAACGACGGGTACATAGACTACGCCGAGTTCGCCAGGTCCCTGGAGTAG